A single Anopheles maculipalpis chromosome 3RL, idAnoMacuDA_375_x, whole genome shotgun sequence DNA region contains:
- the LOC126565388 gene encoding uncharacterized protein LOC126565388: MFAAILAVCALTFSGHANAMYVKEQRSCRTDGCVTQYGCVPRYSQYSTALYCPQRCVIERCRSEENEQPRRYCHQITSVATGQLLAAVDSYDRRDSPRYASLVNPNSGERDRWHMIVGPGNNYYIQNSDTREYLRASDNNCLYLVSERPADESFLFKPELVQGRWSCTLLQSVCYRSYIFAEQYGGGYRNFAQMTRDLQQCYRDSLWSITTVNC, encoded by the coding sequence ATGTTCGCCGCGATACTCGCCGTCTGTGCTTTGACTTTTTCCGGGCATGCCAACGCCATGTACGTCAAGGAGCAACGCAGCTGCCGCACGGATGGGTGCGTCACGCAGTATGGCTGTGTGCCTCGCTACTCGCAGTACAGCACCGCTCTCTACTGTCCCCAGCGCTGTGTGATTGAACGATGCCGATCGGAGGAAAACGAACAACCGCGTCGCTACTGCCATCAGATCACGTCGGTCGCTACCGGACAATTGTTGGCTGCAGTGGACTCCTACGATCGTCGTGACAGTCCGAGGTACGCATCACTTGTGAATCCTAACTCGGGCGAACGCGACCGTTGGCACATGATCGTGGGACCGGGCAATAACTACTACATCCAGAACAGCGATACTCGAGAGTATCTTCGGGCGAGCGACAACAACTGTCTCTATCTGGTTTCTGAACGGCCCGCTGACGAGAGCTTCCTGTTCAAGCCGGAACTCGTCCAGGGCAGATGGTCGTGCACGCTGCTTCAGTCCGTTTGCTACCGAAGCTACATTTTTGCCGAACAGTATGGTGGAGGTTATCGAAACTTTGCACAGATGACGCGCGATCTACAGCAATGCTATCGTGACAGTTTGTGGAGCATCACAACGGTTAATTGTTGA